Proteins encoded together in one Porites lutea chromosome 2, jaPorLute2.1, whole genome shotgun sequence window:
- the LOC140926989 gene encoding uncharacterized protein has translation MCGMEGNTLAKDFHKLMKSIASFSNKQAEVCYYEENLESFKVEIVPNDGLYCGGKFDFEVTLQNYPKDAPNVTCVTQIYHPNIDENGEICLNLFNEWVETNNLEDCVQGLLFLLYNPNLEDPLSPLFDPEQDNDYDTFAQNVRQSLEGGVVEGLSFERNLVEEDKDTGIRDESTHCQKGDETKQANENDTLVGDENAAESTTEGANSTPPPETEPVNKAMVSGMIDTEANKDTDTFDSGEKLKEAVVINEREVIVSTEPNPIAFVAAIRTANPELKTPLVTGNTETNEDTTAISNSFEMWDETVVDFLSGKVHPYRTEDIVGCLLL, from the coding sequence ATGTGCGGGATGGAAGGAAATACGTTAGCGAAAGACTTCCACAAGCTTATGAAAAGCATCGCGAGCTTTTCAAACAAGCAAGCTGAGGTTTGCTACTACGAAGAAAATCTCGAATCATTTAAAGTCGAGATAGTTCCAAACGATGGTCTTTACTGTGGTGGAAAATTCGACTTTGAAGTAACTCTCCAAAATTATCCAAAGGATGCACCGAATGTCACGTGTGTGACACAAATTTACCATCCAAACATAGACGAGAACGGCGAAATTTGCCTGAATTTGTTCAACGAATGGGTCGAGACAAACAATTTGGAAGACTGTGTGCAGGGACTATTATTTCTATTGTACAATCCAAACTTAGAAGATCCTCTGAGTCCTTTGTTTGATCCCGAACAGGACAACGATTACGATACATTTGCTCAAAACGTGAGGCAGTCTTTGGAAGGAGGTGTTGTGGAGGGCTTGTCGTTTGAAAGAAATCTTGTAGAGGAAGATAAAGACACTGGCATACGCGACGAATCAACTCATTGTCAGAAAGGGGATGAAACCAAGCAAGCTAATGAAAATGACACTTTAGTAGGGGATGAAAATGCCGCCGAAAGTACAACTGAAGGAGCAAATTCAACACCACCACCAGAAACAGAGCCAGTGAATAAAGCAATGGTCAGTGGGATGATTGACACAGAAGCAAACAAAGACACTGATACTTTTGACTCGGGTGAAAAGCTTAAAGAGGCTGTAGTAATAAACGAACGGGAAGTAATTGTTTCAACCGAACCAAACCCAATTGCATTTGTGGCTGCAATCAGAACTGCAAACCCAGAATTGAAAACTCCCCTAGTAACTGGTAACACAGAAACAAACGAAGACACAACTGCCATTTCAAACAGCTTTGAAATGTGGGATGAAACTGTAGTTGATTTTCTGTCAGGTAAAGTTCATCCATACAGAACTGAAGACATTGTTGGGTGCCTTTTGCTCTGA
- the LOC140928579 gene encoding cytochrome c oxidase assembly protein COX18, mitochondrial-like — protein MSIRRLPLQRLSYLLSSTSRSNNSIHCQVIVGPVTCTAQYKRHSSNGTWSPYFFISPDLPPIYALQVLLEKVHAWTHLPWWAVIIGSTAALRSVITVPLAIHQNKLIAEIELRQPTVSMMTEALKHRVVSECRRLGVSADEADKLFKKRHRKMIYDYYQSEGCNPMKMYILPWIQLPLWFFLSLSFRNLTGFFPSQRKADGDVILPCPEIANEGALWFPDLTVADPTLIIPFAVGIFNLTNIELNALRRHKATKFQRIVTNTLRIVSVGMVVVASQVPAAMSLYWAVSAFFGLTQNIAFKVPSVRRQLGIPKTPSESERPFQDLKNLAQLKREEFLRIQREGRPVKKKK, from the exons ATGTCTATTCGGAGGCTACCGCTACAGCGTCTGAGCTACCTG TTGTCAAGTACCTCTAGAAGCAACAACAGCATCCACTGTCAAGTTATTGTTGGACCTGTTACTTGTACAGCTCAATACAAGAGGCACAGCAGTAATGGAACATGGTCTCCTTATTTCTTTATCTCACCTGATCTACCACCAATATATGCACTTCAAGTACTACTGGAGAAAGTTCATGCTTGGACTCATCTTCCTTG GTGGGCAGTAATTATTGGCTCCACAGCTGCGTTAAGGAGTGTTATAACAGTTCCCTTGGCAATACACCAGAACAAACTTATTGCTGAAATTGAACTGCGACAGCCAACTGTCAGCATGATGACGGAGGCTTTGAAACACAGAGTGGTTAGTGAATGCCGTAGGCTAGGTGTATCAGCTGATGAAGCAGACAAGCTGTTCAAGAAGAGG CATCGTAAAATGATATACGACTACTACCAGTCTGAGGGGTGCAATCCAATGAAAATGTACATTTTGCCTTGGATCCAACTGCCTCTGTGGTTCTTTTTATCCTTGTCATTCAGAAACCTGACAGGATTTTTTCCATCTCAGAGAAAAGCAG ATGGTGATGTTATCCTCCCCTGTCCTGAGATAGCAAATGAGGGTGCCCTGTGGTTTCCTGACCTTACTGTAGCAGACCCCACCCTGATCATACCTTTTGCTGTTGGTATCTTTAATCTCACCAATATTGAG CTCAATGCATTGCGACGACATAAAGCAACAAAGTTCCAACGGATTGTGACCAACACCCTGCGAATTGTGTCTGTGGGAATGGTGGTTGTAGCTTCACAGGTCCCTGCA GCCATGTCCCTTTACTGGGCTGTTTCAGCCTTCTTTGGTCTGACACAGAACATAGCCTTTAAGGTTCCTTCAGTGCGTCGTCAGTTAGGCATTCCAAAGACTCCAAGTGAAAGTGAGCGTCCATTTCAAGACTTGAAAAACCTGGCTCAGCTGAAACGAGAAGAGTTCCTCAGGATTCAGCGAGAAGGCCGACcagtgaaaaagaagaaatga
- the LOC140928580 gene encoding group XIIA secretory phospholipase A2-like, with protein MTPIHRQLLYLFLFGYILEAVIASDGVGLADLAKVLGQLAGGDNCVFKCPKGHKPLANPKHIPSSDGCGSMGIKLDTTHFAGFTRCCDLHDKCYDTCNNDRNQCDEDFKSCLDNECLLTGLGNRLPKEELEACQKSADLMYSGTYALGCMSYKEAQRNACLCNGRKITKNEMDELERDEEL; from the exons ATGACTCCGATACACAGACAATTGCTCTATCTTTTCCTTTTTGGTTACATTTTGGAAGCAGTAATTGCATCAGATGGTGTTGGATTGGCAGATTTGGCAAAAGTTTTAGGACAGCTAGCCGGCGGAGACAATTGTGTATTTAAATGTCCCAAAG GACACAAACCTCTTGCTAATCCAAAACACATACCATCATCAGATGGCTGTGGTTCCATGGGAATCAAG CTTGACACAACTCACTTCGCTGGCTTTACCAGATGCTGTGACCTCCACGACAAATGCTATGACACATGTAACAATGACCGCAACCAATGTGATGAAGATTTTAAATCTTGTCTAGACAATGAGTGCCTCTTAACAGGGCTTGGCAATCGCCTGCCTAAAGAAGAGCTGGAGGCTTGTCAGAAATCTGCAGACCTTATGTATTCAGGGACTTATGCTCTAGGGTGCATGTCTTACAAAGAAGCCCAGAGAAATGCATGTCTCTGTAATGGAAGAAAAATAACTAAGAACGAAATGGACGAACTTGAGAGAGATGAGGAATTATAA
- the LOC140928578 gene encoding uncharacterized protein encodes MAAAPNFPTYKWWETDDKTKRLYTELLAEKLSSPRKTLGTSLSRKPSNGKDVKGRLTSSPKHEVHVLPTNDYSKEKESVRNKQDEKGDAVDKHGKYTFETITIDTLAKYEYIKSPRKRAAATTVPVSFFEKTSTMPDNKDVRDKTLPSQATSDPSTSNGHYLISQKMSSAKTEAPNWKLDKGAVKKAENKSVGIQKEKPSRSMKLKEIPEYTSSESSENSADETVIIGNKAADKGKKLQTPLLDLKEVSDKKKAAKTDQPLKIEELGTKFQLLSEEVAQLEFKMFEFSDDIQKLKQAMGFKEADTERTQENKSTAEKNKSDYGVTRQKSFTYADKFHSKAVLMKQQASPSKMLSAKPGKFLPGKLTLESTSTEEAMAELKKNEALNQIISKIKEEELSEDDIQEILRCAKDKYINKPNYLEELGYVRKND; translated from the coding sequence ATGGCTGCAGCACCTAACTTCCCTACTTACAAGTGGTGGGAAACAGATGACAAGACAAAACGCCTTTACACAGAGCTGTTGGCAGAAAAACTCTCCAGCCCAAGAAAAACATTAGGAACCTCACTCAGCAGAAAGCCATCAAATGGAAAAGACGTGAAAGGCAGACTAACATCATCCCCTAAACATGAGGTACATGTACTGCCTACAAATGATTATTCCAAAGAGAAGGAATCTGTCAGAAACAAGCAGGATGAAAAAGGGGATGCAGTGGATAAGCATGGAAAATACACTTTTGAAACAATCACCATTGACACACTTGCTAAATATGAATACATTAAGAGTCCAAGGAAGAGAGCTGCAGCCACAACTGTACCAGtgagtttctttgaaaaaaccAGTACAATGCCGGATAACAAAGACGTCAGGGATAAGACTTTGCCTTCACAGGCAACATCAGATCCCTCGACCTCCAATGGTCACTATCTCATCTCACAGAAGATGAGCTCAGCAAAAACTGAAGCTCCAAACTGGAAATTAGACAAAGGTGCTGTCAAAAAGGCTGAAAACAAGAGTGTTGGGattcaaaaagaaaaaccttCACGTTCTATGAAACTGAAAGAAATTCCCGAGTACACTTCATCAGAGTCAAGTGAAAACTCGGCAGATGAAACAGTGATCATAGGAAACAAGGCTGCTGACAAGGGGAAAAAGTTGCAGACACCTCTCCTCGACTTGAAAGAGGTCAGTGACAAGAAAAAAGCCGCTAAAACTGATCAGCCCTTAAAGATTGAGGAGCTAGGCACCAAGTTCCAGCTTTTGTCTGAGGAAGTGGCACAGCTTGAGTTCAAGATGTTTGAATTTTCTGATGATATTCAAAAATTGAAGCAAGCCATGGGCTTCAAGGAAGCTGATACAGAACGAACACAAGAGAATAAAAGCACTGCTGAGAAGAATAAGAGTGACTATGGAGTTACTCGTCAGAAGAGCTTCACATATGCCGATAAGTTCCACAGTAAAGCTGTGTTGATGAAACAGCAAGCATCACCAAGTAAGATGCTTTCTGCTAAGCCTGGTAAATTTCTTCCAGGTAAACTAACGCTTGAAAGTACAAGTACGGAGGAGGCAATGGCTGAATTGAAGAAGAATGAGGCCTTAAATCAGATCATCAGTAAAATTAAGGAAGAAGAACTCTCTGAAGACGACATACAGGAGATTCTGCGCTGTGCCAAGGACAAGTACATCAATAAACCAAACTACCTAGAGGAGCTGGGATATGTCCGAAAAAATGACTAA